The following is a genomic window from Corynebacterium incognita.
CAGACGCGGTTGCCGCGGCATTCGGTGCGGAACCCTCGCCGGCCTCATTCGAGAACAGGCCGCGCTGAATGCCCTTGAGCATGGCCATGCCCACGGTGGCACCGGCAATCTCCTTGAACCCCAGAGCGTGGCTCACAATCAGGGAAATCATGCCTGGGACTTCGTCGATGTTGACGATGATGACCCAGAGGCCGATAAAGATGTAGGCCAGCGCCATGAACGGCACGATGACCTGGGTGAGGTTCGCGATGCGCTTAACGCCACCAAACACCACCACTGCAGAGAACGCCGCGATGATCGCGGAGACGGTCCACTTGAACGTCATGGAATCTTGATTGAAGGAGGTACCCAGGGAGTCCACGATGGCGTTGGTCTGGAAGGCGTTGTAGACGAAGCCGAAGGTAAACGCGATGGCCACGGAGAACAACACGGACAGCGGGGTCCAACCCAGGCCGCGGCGCATGTAGTACGCCGGGCCACCGCGGAAGGAATCGCCGTCGCGTACCTTCCACAGCTGCGCCAGGGTGGATTCCACGAAGGCGGTTGCGCCGCCGAGGAGGGCGATGATCCACATCCAGAACACCGCGCCGGGGCCACCAACAGAGATTGCCACGGCCACGCCGGCAACGTTGCCGGTGCCCACACGCGACGCGGCGGAAATTGTGAAAGCCTTAAACGCGGAGATGCCGCCGAAGTCGGGGTCCTCGTCGCGGCCCTTGCCGCTTGGTCGCTCGACGACGGCCTTGAACATATCCGGCACCATGCGCAGCTGCACCAGCGCAGTGCGGCCGCCGAAGTAGACGCCCGCTGCAATCAGCAGCCACGGGACAATCTAGGTCCACAAAAAATCATTAACCGTCCCCACGACGGTATTCAATAATTCCATGCGCGTAACCCTATCGCGACGAGTGTGACTTGTCATACTCACAACGCGGACATTAAGCCGCCTTGCACCGGCAACGTCCGCCCACCCGCCACCTCCGAGGGCGCGATTAATCCTTAAACCACGCTAAATCACCTGGCAGTTGGCACAGTGGTGACTAGAGCGCCCGCGGATGACTGTGCGCAGGATCTCAGCGCCGCAGCGGTCACAGTCTTGTCCCGCGCGGCCGTACACGTGCAGCGAGCGCGAGAAATAGCCGGATTCGCCATTGACGTTCACGTACAGTGCGTCGAAACTGGTGCCGCCCTGTTGTAACGCCTGCACCATGACCTGCCTCGCGGCGTCGAGAAGCCGCAGCACGTCCCGGTGCCGCAACCGGGATGCTGGGCGCGAGGGTACGATGCCTGCGGCCCACAACGCCTCATCGGCGTAAATGTTTCCTACCCCCGACACCACCGTCTGGTCCAGCAGCACCGCCTTGATCGGCGCCTTCTTCGCCCGGATGCGCCGCGATGTCGCTACGGCGTCAAAAACCTCCTCCAACGGGTCCGCCGCGATGTGCGCAATGTGCTCTGCGCCCGCGAGTTTCCAATACCCGAACGTCCGCTGGTCCACGAAGCTCAACACCTCAGGCGACTGCGGCTCGGCCGAGGTCACATCAACCGAGGTCACATCTGCTGGGGCCGCGTCTGCCGAGACCGCACTTTCTGCTCCCGCCGTTATGGGGTCTGGAATCAGCTCCGCCTGGGCACGGATGTGGCGCGAATTGACCTCACCGATGCGCAGCTGCCCCGACATCCCCAGATGGATATAGAGCCGATCGGCGTGCTTATCGACGCCGCGTTCTGGCGCAAGGTCGAGCCACATAAACTTGCCCCGCCGCGAGACGCCGGTGATGGTGCGCCCGGGCAGCACTGTCTCTAAAGGAAGCTCGTTGCCGCGGGCCGCGCGCGGGTGCAGGATGTTTACGGCGCCGAACGTCGTGCCGCGGACGAAGGGCTCGAGCCCGCGGCGCACCACCTCGACTTCAGGTAACTCCGGCATCGCGACGCCGCGTTACGCGCCCGCGCTGGCGGTATTGGCCACCAGCTGCGGTTTTTCTTTCAGCACAGTGATGGCGGCCTGCGCGGCCTGTTGTTCCGCGAGCTTCTTGTTCTGGCCCACGCCCTTGCCCAGCTCGTGGCCTGCCACCGTGACGAAAGCCGTAAACGTTTGGTCGTGTTGCGGGCCCTCCACGGACGCGGAGTACACCGGCATCTCAGCCTTGAGCTCTGCGCAGCGCTCCTGCAGGATCGTCTTCCAGTCGGTGTGGAAGCCGGTCACCGTCGCGGTATCAATCTTGTGCTGGAACAGTCGCAGGATCACCCCACGCGCCGGCTCGAAGCCGTGTTCCAGGTAGATCGCGCCGAACAGTGCCTCGGTAGTGTCGGCCAGAATCGAGTCCTTGTTGCGGCCGTCCGTGGCGATCTCGCCCTTACCCAGCAAGATGTGCTCGCCCAGCCCAATGTCACGGGCGACGTCGGCAAGCCCGTAACGGGACACGATGGACGCGCGCATTTTCGAAATGTCAGACTCTGGGCGCGATGGGTAAACCTCATACAGCTTATGGGCCACCGAGAGCCCCAGCACGGCGTCGCCCAAAAACTCCAGGCGCTCGTTGTTGGGTAGGTGACCATGCTCGTTCGCAAACGAACGGTGCGTCAGCGCCAACCGCAAGCCTTCATCGCTGAGCTGGACCCCGAGGGCGTCGAGAAGCGGTGCGTGGTCGACGGCCGCAAATTCTGCGGCGAGGGCTTCTTCGCCGGTGAGCTTGTTCTTCTTACTCACAGGAACTTCTCCAGTCCGCTCCATCGCGGATCGACGCGCTCCTCCTCGCCACTGATCCCCGTGGTGACGCCCTCGGCGGTGGGTACCTCGTTGACACATTCGCCTTCGCACGTGGGGTTGAAAGGCAACGTCAGGCCGACCTCGTCAATGACGGTCTGCAGCAGATCCAGCTCATCAATGTTGATGATTGGGGTCTCGTCACCCGAACCGGCGTCGGCCTCGTCCTCGGGATCTCCGGTGATGGAGTCCTCATCCGCAGCAAAAAACTGGCTCACGTGCACGTCAAGTGGCGGGTGTAGCTCCGCCAGGCACCGCGAGCACTCGCCGGTCAGGGTGCCGGTGACATCCGCATCCACCAGGATGCCGGTGCCCAGCGGGGTCAGCGTGGCGTCCACGGTGACGTCATCGCCCTTTTTGATGGCGATCATTTCCACGCCAATACGCGCGGGCGCTGGCCCGGTTTGGGTGCGCTGCTCTGGCATGGTCTCACCGCGCAGCAACTGCGCGACGTTAAATACAAAAGGAGAATTCATAACGCCTCCCACACTACCCTTGCGGTGCAAATCGGACCCTAGCCGCGGTAACGGCCGTAGCCCTCATCCTCTGCGGCCCAGTCGCTGCGTTCACCACGGTCACCGCGGTCACTACCCCGCACGCCCGCGCCGCGGCGCAGCGCGGCACGGTCGCTGGAGATGGTGCGCAGGACCGTGGACAGCGTCTCCTCAAACTCACCAAGCTTGCCGTCAACGAACTCGTCGCAGTCCGTGCGCAGCTTCGTGGACTCCGCGTGCGCGGTATCGACGATGCGGTGCGCTTCGTCGTTGGCACGGCGCACCACCTCAGATTCGGATACAAGGCGGTCCTGCTCTGCCTGCCCCTCGGCCACGGTGCGCTCGTAGGTCTCGTTGGCGGACGCGATGGTGCGGTCCGACTCCGAACGCGCGCTATCTACCATTGCCGTGGCATCGGCGTCAGCACGTGCCAAGGTCTCGTCGGCGCGGGCCTCGGCGTCGTGGATAATACGGTCCGCCTCCGCCTGGGCGCGGGCCACAATGTCGTTGGCCTCGACGTCCGCGTCCGCGATGGTCTGGTCCGCGCGTTCCTCAGCACCCCGGATAATCTCGTCCTGCTTGTCCAGGACGTCCTGCGCATCATCAATCTCTACGGGCAGCGCATTGCGCAGATCGTCTAAGAGCGCCAGCATCTCATTGCGCGGCACCATACAATTCGACGTCATGGGCACGCCATAGCCCTGTTCAACGTTACGGACGAGGTCATCTAAGGATTCAAAGACGCGATACATGACTTCAGGTTACATTGCTACCTGCAAAAATTTCATCAGCTAAAAAGGGAGTGTTGCAGGCATGAGCATGAGGAGGTCTCCCCTTGAGCAGCTCATGCAAACACCCCGTCACAACGGGGCGTCGTGATAAGTACAGACACCGCTTCAGAGAAAATTTCCGCTAAAACAGGTGCCGAATTTTTGTTGGTCCTTGAAAACCTGCTCTCATCCGCTTCGGTGAAACTGTTGCACTCTCTACAAGACTTTATCGCTCGAGATAGTGTGTCAGGATTACTGGTGCGCACCCCACCGGTCACACAATATTTGCCTAAGGTCCCCTTACTTCCAGCCTCATCGAGGAAATACACTGCACCGTCGGTAGACAACGGGAGGCGGATACGAGGTGGCTGAATCCGATTCTCTGCGCTCATGGACGCAGGTTATCGAGCGCCCTAGACCTTAACCTCCCGCAATGTCCACTACCGACGTGCCAAGCAAGGAAACTAAATCACTCCCTGCGCCAGCATCGCGTCGGCGACCTTCTTGAAGCCGTGGATGTTGGCGCCGAGGACGTAGTCCCCTTCGCGGCCGTACTCCTTGGCAGTGGCGTCCACGTTTTTGAAAATGTTGCTCATGATGGTGCGCAGCCGCTCGTCGGTGTAGTCGAAGGACCAGGAATCACGCGAGGCGTTCTGCTGCATCTCCAGCGCGGAGGTGGCCACGCCACCTGCGTTGGCTGCCTTACCTGGGGCGAAGTGCACGCCGGACTGCTCGAATACCCGGATGGCTTCCGGAGTGGACGGCATGTTGGCCCCTTCTGCCACATAGCGCAAACCATTGTCCACGAGCAGCTGCGCGGATTCGCCGTCGAGCTCGTTCTGGGTCGCGCACGGCAGCGCGACGTCCGCAGCCACCTCCCAGATATTGCCGCCGTCGACGTAAGAAACGCCCTCGCCCGCCTCAGCGGCGTAGGTGGACATGCGCTCGCGGCGCACCTCCTTGACGTCGCGCAATAGTTCAATGTCCACGCCCTGCGGCGTGTGGACGTAGCCCGATGAGTCGCTCATGGCAACCACGGTCGCGCCAAGCTCCTGCGCCTTGTGCGCGGCGTAGATGGCCACGTTGCCGGAGCCGGAGACGATAACCTTGGCGCCGGAGAGGGACTCACCCTGCGAGGCCATCATCTCCTCGGTGATATACACCGAGCCGAAGCCAGTGGCCTCCTTGCGCACCAGGGAGCCGCCCCACGCCAGCCCCTTGCCAGTAAGAACGCCGGACTCGTGGTTATCCGTCAGGCGGCGGTACTGACCAAACAGGAAGCCGATCTCGCGCCCACCCACGCCGATGTCACCGGCGGGAACGTCGCGGTATTCGCCGATGTGGCGGTGCAGCTCAGTCATAAACGACTGGCAAAAGCGCATGATCTCGCCCTCGGACTTACCCTTGGGGTCGAAGTCCGAACCGCCCTTGCCGCCGCCGATGGGCAAGCCGGTCAGCGAGTTTTTGAAGATCTGCTCGAAGCCCAAGAATTTAATGATGCCCAGGTTGACCGAGGGGTGGAAACGCAAGCCACCCTTGTACGGCCCCAGCGCCGAGTTGAACTGCACGCGAAAGCCGCGGTTGACGCGGATCTCACCGCCGTCAGCAATCCACGGCACTCGGAAGATGAGCTGGCGCTCAGGCTCGCAGAGGCGCTCGATAAGGCCAAAGTCCGCGTAGTGCGGGTCCTTCTCCAGCACGAACCTCAGCGAGTGCAGAATCTCTGCCACCGCCTGGTGGAACTCCGGTTCTCCGGCGTTGCGCTTGAGGAGCTTGTCATAATATTCAGAAATCTGGGCATCTACGTTCATATTGTTAACCTCCATGAAAAATATAATATTATCCAGGTCACTAAAGCTAATCCCACCTAGCCCCCGTCACGAATCACCACGGTACACTGCCGCCCCACCTCTGTGCGTCACGGCCTTCCCCCAAACGCCGCCCCCTTAAACGCCCCACAATTACACTCCACGCCCGCCGACGACGTGCCGGGCAGTAGAATCTACATCCATGCACACACCGCCCCCAGCCTCCGATCCTGCTCCCGAGCTGACCCCCAGCAAATCCGCCACCGCCATCACGTTGCCGTCCACCGACGTGGCGGGCAGGTTGGTGGATCTGCAGTACTACTTGGACGGCGAGGTCGCCTATATCCCAGGCCCCGTGCGTGCCGACGGCGCGTGGGACGTCCTGCACGGCGATAGTTACGGCACCGGTGTGCTCATCGCGGATGCGCAGACTAAGGGCGCGACCACGGTGGTGCTGGACCTCGGCGGTACGGACGACATCGTCGCGCTCGACGCCGGTATGGGCATCCTCGTCGCACTTGGCGCGGCACCGTACGACGCCCGCGGCTTCGCCCTGCCCAAAGGCGGCGCGCCGCTCGTCGCCCTCGACCAGGTGGACACGGCACAGCTCAACATCCCGGCCGCGGCCCTCAACTGGGTGCTCGTCGTGGATCCGGACAGCGCCCCCACCCCGGCCGCGGCACCGTCCGCGGCGTCGACCAGCCTGGAGCTGTCAGCAGAACATACCGCACTGCTCACGGGCGCCATGCTGCGCGCGGCGGACGTTTTTCATTCAGATCCCCACGCCGAGTTCTGCGGCGCAGGCGGCGGCGTCCCCATGGCGCTAACCTGGCTGTCCACGCTGCTCCACGGCGACGGCTCCCGGGTCAGTATTCGCCCGGTACCCCCGGCGCGCCCGGCCTAGGATTCGCGCCCAGTTTTAAGGCCGAACATCCACGGCCCACGGGTAGATCGCCGGCACCTCGAAGCTGCGCTCATCTTCGAGCAATACGTGGTCCTTGGGCAGAGCGGAATGCGGCGTGAGCAGGCGTCCGAGCGTCATGGTGAGGTCGTTGACGGAGCCAGTAACGCCCTCGACCGAGATGGCGTAGCGATGCACCCCGGCGTCCTCGAGCTCGCGCTCCTCGTGCTCGTCCCGGTAGGTCTGGCGCAGCTGTTCCTCGAGCCCTTCCATGACCTTCGGCGCGGCGTCGTGGTGCACGGTAGCAGCGCTCAGCTTGCTCGCAGCCACAAGTTTGTCCACGGCGGTAGTGAAGACTTCGGCCACACGGTCGGCGTTATCATGAGGCACAAGAACATCAAAAGTGATCATCGGCATGCCCGATAGTGTACCGCTGAAGGAGCCCCTACCTTGTCCACCTCTCCTGTGGCTGACATCCTTTCCCGCCACGGCGCCGACCTGTCCTGGCAGCAGGACTTCTACGAGGACCTGCACCGACACCCGGAGCTCTCCCACGAAGAGGAGCGCACAGCCGCGAAGATCCTCGAGGCTCTCCACGCGTGGGAGGAGCGCTACGCCACCGCCCTGGAGATCCAGACCGGCATTGGCGGGCACGGGATCGTCGCCACGCTGCGCAACAGCGCAACCACCCCTGCGGACACGGACCCTCATCAAGACGCGGGCCCCACGGTGTTGATGCGCGCGGACTTCGATGCCCTGCCGATGGCCGACGAATCCGGTGCGAGCTTCGCCGCGACCAACGGGAAGATGCATGCCTGTGGCCACGACATGCACGCCACTGCGTTACTCGGCGCCCTGGATATCCTCGGCGCCACCCGTGATGAGTGGACCGGGACCTTTATCGCGCTGTTCCAGCCCGCGGAGGAAACCTCGGTGGGCGCGAAGTACATGCTGGCCAACGACCTAGTCAACCGCATCCCCACACCGGATATCTGTCTGGGGCAGCACGTTATGCCGGGCAAGGCGGGAACCGTGGCCACTAAGGCCGGGGCGATTATGGCCGGCTGCGACTCCCTGCGCATTACCGTCCACGGCTCCGGGGCACACGCCTCCATGCCGCACCGCGCCATTGACCCCACATTCATCGCGGCGATGATCGTGGTGCGCCTCCAGGCCATCGTGGGCCGCGAGGTCTCCCCGGAGGACTTCTTCGTCATCTCCGTCGGCGAGCTGCATTCCGGAGACAAAAACAACATCATCCCTTCCTCCGCCGAGATTGTGCTCAACACCCGCTTCTATAAGCCGGAACTGGCGGACCAGGTCTACGCCTCCGTGCGCAAGGTAGTCGACGCCGAATGTGCCGCGTCCGGCTCCCCGCTCGAGCCCACCTTTGAGTTCTTCGCCCACGGCGAGGTAATAGACAACGACCCAGTCGCCTTCGACACCGTGCGCGAGCATTTCGACGCTGTCTTCGGCGACGCCTCCATCGACGCCGAGCGCTCGACCGCCTCGGAGGACTTTTGCTATATCCCGCAGGCCTTCGGCGTGCCGTACCTGTTCTGGTTCATCGGCTCCACCCCGGACGCGCTGCTGGACAACCCGCCGGTCAACCACCAGCCCAACTTCCTTCCGGACTACGCGCCCACCGTGGACGCCGCCACCCGCGCCGGCGCCGCGGCCGCGTTGACCTACCTGCGCAAGGCACACGCGACGTCGCCACGCACCGCCTAGGGGCGCGCACTCTCCCGAATCCGCGATGCAGCATCGCTCCTCCTCGGCACAGCATCGTTCTACCCGGCAGCAATCGGCGTGCCGGGCTATGCTGGGAACCGCTTTAATCGCGAGCGCCCGGGGCTTCACCCGGGCACAAAAAACACACGAGGATAAGTCTTTTCATCATGGCAAGCAGCACGCGTCACCCCTTTGAATCCACCGTTCCGGGCCACGTCCGCGCCGCGTCTGGCACCACCCCCACCGCGGCCACCGACCGCAAGTTCTGGTACGGCCTGTCAACGGCCGTCATGGAGCAGATCGCGGACCGGTGGCAGGCCACCGAAGACGCGTACAACGCGACCCGCCAGCAGCACTACTTCTCCGCGGAATTCCTCATGGGCCGTGCCCTGCTGAACAACCTCACCAACCTGGACCTGGTGGAAGAGGCACAGGCAGTGTCTCAGGACAGCGGCCGCGAGCTTGTCGACGTCCTGGACGAAGAACACGACGCCGCACTGGGTAACGGTGGCCTGGGCCGCCTGGCAGCGTGTTTCCTCGACTCTGCCGTGACGCAGAACTACCCCGTCACCGGCTACGGCCTGCTCTACCGCTACGGCCTGTTCCGCCAGTTTTTCTGGGAGGGCCACCAGCACGAGAAGCCGGACCCGTGGATGGAAAACGGCTACCCGTTCGTTGTCCGCCATGCCGGTGAGCAGCGCCGCGTTCACTTCGACGACATGGACGTGCGCGCCATCCCTTATGACATGCCGATCGTCGGCTACGGCACCGATAACGTGGGCACGCTGCGCCTGTGGAAGTCCGAGCCCATCGAGGACTTCGACTACGACGCGTTCAACTCACAGCGCTTCACCGAAGCCATCATCAACCGCGAGCGAGTCATGGACATCTGCCGCGTGCTTTACCCGAATGACACCACCTACGAGGGCAAGGTACTGCGCGTTCGCCAGCAGTACTTCTTCGTCTCCGCTTCCCTGCAGATGATGGTGGACAACTACCTCGCCAACCACGGCGACGACCTGCGCGGCTTCGCCGAGTACAACAGCATCCAGCTCAACGACACCCACCCGGTGCTGGCCATCCCGGAACTCATGCGCATCCTGCTCGACGAGCACGGCTTCGGCTGGGACGAGGCTTGGAAGGTCACCTGCGAAACCTTCGCCTACACCAACCACACCGTGCTGGCCGAGGCCCTGGAGCAGTGGGACGTGTCCATCTTCCAGCAGCTGTTTTGGCGCATCTGGGAGATCGTGGAAGAGATCAACCGCCGCTTCCGCGAGGACATGTTCGCCCGTGGGCTAGACGAGTCCCGCGTGAACTACATGTCCCCGGTCCACGACGGCCGCGTCCACATGGCGTGGATCGCCTGCTACGCCGCGTACTCCATCAACGGCGTGGCTGCGCTGCACACGGAGATCATCAAGCGCGAGACCCTACGCGACTGGTTTGAGCTGTGGCCGGAGAAGTTCAACAATAAGACCAACGGCGTCACCCCGCGCCGCTGGCTGAAGATGTGCAACCCGCAGCTGTCCGGCCTGCTCACCGCCAAGCTCGGCTCCGACGCCTGGGTGACGGACCTCTCCCAGCTCAAGTCGCTGGCACCGCTGGCCAAGGACGCCACCGTCATGCGTGAGCTCATGGACATCAAGTACGCCAACAAGAAGGCCTTCGCCGAATGGATCGACGCGCATCAGGGCGCCAAGGTGGACCCGAACTCCATCTTCGACGTTCAGATCAAGCGCCTGCACGAGTACAAGCGCCAGCTGCTCAACGCGCTCTACATCCTGGACCTGTACTTCCGCATCACAGAGGACGGCGAGAAGGTGCCGCCGCGCACCTTCATCTTTGGTGCGAAGGCCGCGCCGGGCTACACGCGCGCGAAGGCGATCATCAAATTCATCAACTCCGTGGGCGATCTGGTGAACAACCACCCGGATACCAGGGACACCATCCGCGTGGTCTTCGTGGAGAACTACAACGTCTCCCCCGCTGAGCACATCATCCCGGCGGCCGACGTCTCGGAGCAGATCTCCGTGGCCGGTAAGGAGGCCTCTGGCACCTCCAACATGAAGTTCATGATGAACGGCGCGCTGACCCTGGGTACCCTGGACGGCGCCAACGTGGAAATCGTTGAGGCCGTTGGCGAGGACAACGCCTACATCTTCGGCGCCAAGGAAGAAGAGCTGCCGGAGCTGCGCGCACACTACAACCCGGGCGAGCTCGCCCAGACCGTGCCGGGGCTTCGCCGCGTGCTGGACGCCATGACCTCCGGGCTGCTGGGCCAGGAGAACAACCACATATTCGGCGACCTGCGCTCCTCGCTGGTCGACGGCTACGGCGAGCACGCCAACGACACCTACTACGTCCTCGGCGACTTCGCCTCCTACCGCGAGGCCCGCGACCGCATGGCACAGGACTACATGGACTCCGAGCTCAACTGGGCCCGCAAGTGCTGGTACAACATTTGCTACTCCGGCCGCTTCTCCTCCGACCGCACCATCGCCGACTACGCCCACGACGTATGGAAAATCGAGCCCACCCCGGTGACCGACCACTCCGTGGACGACGCCCTCTAACCCCCTCACCTTAGCGGTAATACCAAAGGCGCCCGCTGCCTTCCTCGTGGAGGCAGCGGGCGCCTTAGTGCGACGTTACGGCGTTTCGCCGTGGCGACGTCCTCGTGCTAGCCCTGGTTGGACTCGCCGATGCGGTGGACCTGGATCATGTTGGTGTTGCCGGAGATTCCCGGTGGAGTGCCGGCGACGACGACGACCATGTCACCCTCTTCGTACTCGGGGAGATTGAGGAGCTGCTGGTCGAGCACACGCATCATGTCATCGGTGGATTGCACCTCTGTGCAGAGGAAAGTGCGCGCACCCCACGTCAGCGCCAACTGGGAACGCACGGCCTGGTTCGGGGTGAACACCAGCAGTGGCAGCGAGGAGTGCAGGCGAGCCATGCGCTTAGCCGTGTCGCCGGAGGTGGTGAACGCCACCAGGGCCTTGGCGTGCAGGCGCTCCGCGATGTCGCGAGCGGAATAGGAAATCACGCCACGCTTGGTGCGCGGGATGTGCGCCAGCGGCGGAACGGTGCCCTCAGACTCCGCGCGGGAGACGATGCGCGACATGGTGCGCACCACGTTGTGCGGATCCACGCCCACGGAGGTCTCACCGGAAAGCATGACAGCGTCCGCGCCGTCGAGCACCGCGTTGGCCACGTCGGAGGCCTCTGCGCGTGTCGGTCGGGAGTTCTCAATCATGGAGTCCAGCATCTGGGTGGCCACGATGACCGGCTTGGCGTTCTCGCGGGCAATCTGTACCGCGCGCTTCTGCACCAGCGGCACCTGCTCCAGCTCAACTTCGACGCCGAGGTCGCCGCGGGCGACCATGACGGCGTCGAAAGCCAGGATGATGGACTCGAGCGCGTCCACGGCCTCCGGCTTCTCCAGCTTGGCGATGACCGGCACGCGGCGGCCGACCTCGTCCATAACCTCGTGCACCAGGTCGATATCCGCCGGGGAACGCACGAACGACAGCGCGATGAAGTCCACGCCCAGGCGCAGCGCGAAGCGCAGGTCCGCGATGTCCTTTTCAGACAGCGCCGGCACGGAGATGTCCATGCCCGGCAGAGACACGCCCTTGTTGTTGGACACCGGGCCGCCTTCGGTGACCTCACAGATGACGTCGCTGCCTTCGACGTCCTTGCACACCAGGGCTACCTTGCCGTCGTCGACGAGCAGGCGGTCGCCCGGCTTCGCATCGCGCGCCAGGCCCTTGTAGGTGGTGGAGACGCGGTCGTGGGTGCCCTCGCAGTCGTCGACGGTGATGCGGACAACCTCACCGGTCTCCCAGTAGGTCTTGTCCTCCTTGAAGCGGCCCAGGCGGATCTTCGGGCCCTGGAGGTCGGCAAGCACGCCGACGGCGCGGCCGGACTCGTCAGTGGCCTCGCGGACCCAGTTGTAGTTCTGCTCGTGGTCGGCGTGCTCACCATGAGAGAAGTTCAAACGCGCCACGTCCATTCCGTCACGGACGAGGCCTAGAATTTTGTCCTTGCTTGCTACTGCAGGACCGAGAGTACAGACGATTTTTGTTCTTCTATCCACGGTTCACCAGCCTACTCAAATTGTTTGTTGCGGATCGTCTCCCAACCTACTCGCCACGGGATTCTTCAGCCACCGCTGCGTGGTATTGCGGATCGACTTCCTCCGGGGTTTCCTGTCCCTTGCGGAGGCGGAAGAATACGAGGAGGGCGATGAGGAAAACCACTGCGGAGACAATGACATTGATGCGCATGCCAAAGACCATGGTGGCCTCGTCCGCGCGCATCTGCTCGATCCAGAACCGGCCCGCGGTATAGCCCGCCACATAGAGTGCGAACACGCGTCCGTAGCCTAGCTTCCAGGCGCGCTGTGCCCACAGGAGGAACAAGCAGACCAGTACGTTCCACAGCAGCTCGTAAAGGAAGGTCGGGTGCACGGAGGTGATGACCTCGCCGGTGGAGGTGCCGGAGATGGGTGCAAACTCGCCGTTGCCGTCCACACGGTAGAAGATGTCGAGTGCCCACGGCACGTCAGTGGGCCGACCGTATAGCTCCTGGTTGAACCAGTTGCCCAGGCGACCGATGGCCTGTGCCAGAATGAGGCCGGGCGCGACGGCGTCGGCGAAGGGCCCCATGGGGATCTTCTTCACCTTGAACATGATCCAAATGGCGAACGCGCCGAGAGCCACCGCGCCCCAGATGCCGAGGCCACCGTTGGATATCTTCAGCGCGTCGGCCGGGTTGCAGGTTTCGCAGAAGTACTTGTCGTAGTCCGTGGCCACGTGGTACAAACGACCGCCGATGATGCCGGCCGGGATGATGACGATGGCGGCGTCCCAGACCGTGTCCGGGTTGCCGCCGCGCGCGGTGTAGCGCTTCATGGTCATCCACAGCGCCACCAAGATACCGGTGACGATGCACAGGGCGTAGGCGCGGATCGGGATGGGGCCGAGGTGCCACACGCCTTGGGGTGGGGACGGGATAGTAGCCAGAATCATCTCATGCACCCGGCCAATCCTACCGGGGTGCGCTAGTGCTTTCGC
Proteins encoded in this region:
- a CDS encoding alanine/glycine:cation symporter family protein; translated protein: MVPWLLIAAGVYFGGRTALVQLRMVPDMFKAVVERPSGKGRDEDPDFGGISAFKAFTISAASRVGTGNVAGVAVAISVGGPGAVFWMWIIALLGGATAFVESTLAQLWKVRDGDSFRGGPAYYMRRGLGWTPLSVLFSVAIAFTFGFVYNAFQTNAIVDSLGTSFNQDSMTFKWTVSAIIAAFSAVVVFGGVKRIANLTQVIVPFMALAYIFIGLWVIIVNIDEVPGMISLIVSHALGFKEIAGATVGMAMLKGIQRGLFSNEAGEGSAPNAAATASVSHPVKQGLVQTLGVYFDTLVVCTITAFIILLGPITEFGVEPEGVSLTQTALADSVGSWGIHFITFILFFLAFSSILGNYYLAEANVTYLSDSKLWLTIFRLVVVFFVWFGGVGSLPLVFALADTGAATMVLLNVAAIVPLAGVAIKLLKNFNDQRRQGVDPVFHRDMLPELKNVECWDGTDPVTRRSDEDRLHLDNTNQRDIAVLESDPDAGVSDTGNNPWTYR
- the mutM gene encoding bifunctional DNA-formamidopyrimidine glycosylase/DNA-(apurinic or apyrimidinic site) lyase; translated protein: MPELPEVEVVRRGLEPFVRGTTFGAVNILHPRAARGNELPLETVLPGRTITGVSRRGKFMWLDLAPERGVDKHADRLYIHLGMSGQLRIGEVNSRHIRAQAELIPDPITAGAESAVSADAAPADVTSVDVTSAEPQSPEVLSFVDQRTFGYWKLAGAEHIAHIAADPLEEVFDAVATSRRIRAKKAPIKAVLLDQTVVSGVGNIYADEALWAAGIVPSRPASRLRHRDVLRLLDAARQVMVQALQQGGTSFDALYVNVNGESGYFSRSLHVYGRAGQDCDRCGAEILRTVIRGRSSHHCANCQVI
- the rnc gene encoding ribonuclease III, coding for MSKKNKLTGEEALAAEFAAVDHAPLLDALGVQLSDEGLRLALTHRSFANEHGHLPNNERLEFLGDAVLGLSVAHKLYEVYPSRPESDISKMRASIVSRYGLADVARDIGLGEHILLGKGEIATDGRNKDSILADTTEALFGAIYLEHGFEPARGVILRLFQHKIDTATVTGFHTDWKTILQERCAELKAEMPVYSASVEGPQHDQTFTAFVTVAGHELGKGVGQNKKLAEQQAAQAAITVLKEKPQLVANTASAGA
- a CDS encoding YceD family protein, whose product is MNSPFVFNVAQLLRGETMPEQRTQTGPAPARIGVEMIAIKKGDDVTVDATLTPLGTGILVDADVTGTLTGECSRCLAELHPPLDVHVSQFFAADEDSITGDPEDEADAGSGDETPIINIDELDLLQTVIDEVGLTLPFNPTCEGECVNEVPTAEGVTTGISGEEERVDPRWSGLEKFL
- a CDS encoding DivIVA domain-containing protein; translation: MYRVFESLDDLVRNVEQGYGVPMTSNCMVPRNEMLALLDDLRNALPVEIDDAQDVLDKQDEIIRGAEERADQTIADADVEANDIVARAQAEADRIIHDAEARADETLARADADATAMVDSARSESDRTIASANETYERTVAEGQAEQDRLVSESEVVRRANDEAHRIVDTAHAESTKLRTDCDEFVDGKLGEFEETLSTVLRTISSDRAALRRGAGVRGSDRGDRGERSDWAAEDEGYGRYRG
- the gdhA gene encoding NADP-specific glutamate dehydrogenase — encoded protein: MNVDAQISEYYDKLLKRNAGEPEFHQAVAEILHSLRFVLEKDPHYADFGLIERLCEPERQLIFRVPWIADGGEIRVNRGFRVQFNSALGPYKGGLRFHPSVNLGIIKFLGFEQIFKNSLTGLPIGGGKGGSDFDPKGKSEGEIMRFCQSFMTELHRHIGEYRDVPAGDIGVGGREIGFLFGQYRRLTDNHESGVLTGKGLAWGGSLVRKEATGFGSVYITEEMMASQGESLSGAKVIVSGSGNVAIYAAHKAQELGATVVAMSDSSGYVHTPQGVDIELLRDVKEVRRERMSTYAAEAGEGVSYVDGGNIWEVAADVALPCATQNELDGESAQLLVDNGLRYVAEGANMPSTPEAIRVFEQSGVHFAPGKAANAGGVATSALEMQQNASRDSWSFDYTDERLRTIMSNIFKNVDATAKEYGREGDYVLGANIHGFKKVADAMLAQGVI